The following are encoded together in the Paraburkholderia sp. BL10I2N1 genome:
- a CDS encoding metal ABC transporter ATP-binding protein gives MLTRSEVLAVDRVGVSFPGHSVLHDVDFKLDAGEFCGLIGANGSGKTTLLRTILGFQKTAAGSVRINGQSGLGSSGYVPQKIMLDPYLPLRGRDMVALGLDGHRLGLPIPSKKRRAAVDEMLEAVDAEHFADRRIGDLSGGQQQRILIAHALIRRPRLLLLDEPLANLDIGSVASIVALLRRLSIEQGITVLLSAHDMNPLLPVMDRIVYLAHGRAVSGRADEVVRSEVLTRLYGYHIDVVRVHGRVLVIAADSADEIRTAREREPAHALQIP, from the coding sequence ATGCTTACCCGAAGCGAGGTGCTTGCTGTTGACCGGGTGGGTGTCTCGTTTCCGGGACACAGCGTACTCCATGACGTCGACTTCAAACTGGACGCGGGCGAGTTCTGTGGCCTGATCGGGGCTAATGGTTCGGGCAAGACGACGTTGCTGCGAACCATCCTGGGTTTTCAGAAAACCGCGGCAGGCAGTGTCAGGATCAACGGGCAATCGGGCCTCGGGTCGTCAGGCTACGTGCCGCAGAAAATCATGCTCGACCCGTATCTTCCTCTGCGTGGGCGGGACATGGTCGCCCTGGGCCTTGACGGCCACAGGCTGGGGCTGCCCATACCGTCGAAAAAGCGCCGGGCGGCGGTCGACGAAATGCTCGAGGCGGTGGATGCAGAACACTTCGCGGACCGGCGGATCGGTGACCTTTCCGGTGGCCAGCAACAACGGATCCTGATCGCGCATGCCTTGATCCGGCGACCCAGATTGCTGCTGCTCGATGAGCCGCTTGCGAATCTCGACATCGGCAGCGTTGCCAGCATTGTCGCCCTGCTGCGACGTCTGTCGATCGAACAAGGAATCACGGTGCTGCTGTCCGCACACGACATGAATCCCTTGCTGCCCGTGATGGATCGCATCGTCTATCTCGCCCATGGGCGCGCCGTCAGCGGCCGGGCGGACGAAGTCGTGCGAAGCGAGGTCCTGACCCGGCTGTACGGCTACCACATCGATGTCGTCCGCGTTCATGGCAGGGTGCTCGTGATCGCCGCGGACAGTGCAGACGAGATACGTACGGCACGTGAGCGGGAACCCGCTCACGCGTTGCAGATCCCGTAG
- a CDS encoding GTP-binding protein codes for MSSFDANPDRIPTTILTGFLGSGKTTLLNRVLTEHHGGRVAVIENEFGEAGIDSELLVQDGNEQIIEMNNGCICCTVRGDLVRILASLAERRDAGELKFDRVIIETTGLADPAPVAQAFFVDEAVQENYLLDAIVTVVDAKHGSAQLDEHHEAQEQVGFADRILLSKTDLVTPDHVEAMTARLRQMNARAPIEHADFGRTDINKLLDIRSFDLDTILEIEPDFLEDAHHDHDDDVSSFVYRSAVPLDADRIEDFFGSIVEIYGTAMLRYKGVLNLAGVESRMVFQGVHMIFGATVGKPWRDDEVRETKMVFIGKHLPADLFKTGLDNCATGSSVKSSGDA; via the coding sequence ATGAGTTCGTTTGATGCAAATCCCGACCGTATCCCGACTACGATACTCACCGGCTTCCTCGGCAGCGGCAAGACCACACTGCTCAATCGTGTCCTGACCGAGCATCACGGCGGACGCGTCGCCGTGATCGAAAACGAATTCGGTGAAGCGGGCATCGACAGCGAGCTGCTTGTGCAGGACGGCAACGAGCAGATCATCGAGATGAACAATGGCTGCATCTGCTGTACGGTGCGGGGCGATCTCGTGCGAATTCTGGCGTCGCTAGCCGAGCGGCGTGACGCAGGCGAGCTCAAGTTCGACCGGGTCATCATCGAGACGACCGGACTCGCCGATCCCGCACCCGTTGCGCAGGCGTTTTTTGTCGATGAGGCAGTGCAGGAGAATTACCTGCTCGACGCGATCGTCACGGTGGTCGATGCCAAACACGGGAGTGCGCAGCTCGACGAACATCATGAAGCGCAGGAACAGGTTGGTTTCGCAGACCGCATCCTCCTGTCGAAGACCGACCTGGTCACACCCGACCATGTAGAGGCCATGACCGCCCGCCTTCGCCAGATGAACGCACGCGCGCCCATCGAGCATGCAGATTTCGGCAGGACGGATATCAACAAACTGCTCGATATCCGCAGTTTCGATCTCGATACGATCCTTGAGATCGAACCGGATTTCCTTGAAGACGCGCATCACGATCATGACGATGACGTGTCGTCGTTTGTGTATCGCTCGGCTGTTCCGCTCGATGCAGACCGGATCGAGGATTTTTTCGGCTCGATCGTGGAGATTTATGGCACCGCAATGCTGCGCTACAAGGGCGTGCTGAATCTGGCCGGCGTCGAGAGCCGGATGGTTTTCCAGGGCGTTCACATGATTTTCGGCGCTACCGTCGGCAAACCGTGGCGCGACGACGAAGTGCGGGAAACAAAAATGGTCTTTATCGGCAAGCACCTGCCAGCCGACCTCTTCAAAACCGGGCTGGACAATTGCGCAACTGGCTCTAGCGTCAAATCATCTGGCGATGCATGA
- a CDS encoding GTP-binding protein, whose translation MLRYKGVLDIHGVDRRTVFQGVHMIFGANIDKPWGGVDESETKIVFIGKQLPADLFRLGLDNCMIREDLRQ comes from the coding sequence ATGCTGCGCTACAAGGGGGTGCTTGATATCCATGGCGTTGACCGTCGCACCGTCTTCCAGGGCGTGCACATGATCTTCGGTGCGAACATCGACAAGCCGTGGGGTGGGGTTGACGAGAGTGAAACGAAGATCGTCTTCATCGGCAAGCAGTTGCCAGCCGATCTTTTCAGGTTGGGGCTCGACAATTGCATGATTCGCGAAGACCTGCGGCAGTGA
- a CDS encoding DUF6788 family protein, translating into MEDIPSSSLRRRRAQLLKQMPALETLLRGSLIERYKRCGKPGCKCADGPGHGPKYYLSVSFPGRRPQMDYVPQADYTDVAEHLANYHRVREIIEEICEINRELLRRREAL; encoded by the coding sequence ATGGAAGATATTCCGTCATCCTCTTTACGCAGACGCCGCGCGCAATTGCTCAAGCAAATGCCGGCGTTGGAGACGCTTCTGCGCGGCTCGCTCATCGAGCGCTACAAGCGCTGCGGCAAACCGGGCTGCAAGTGTGCAGACGGCCCCGGTCACGGTCCCAAGTACTACCTGTCCGTGAGCTTTCCCGGCCGCCGGCCGCAAATGGACTACGTGCCGCAAGCCGATTACACCGACGTCGCCGAGCACCTGGCGAACTATCACCGCGTCCGCGAGATCATCGAGGAGATCTGCGAGATCAACCGCGAACTATTGCGCCGCCGCGAGGCGCTCTGA
- the zigA gene encoding zinc metallochaperone GTPase ZigA — protein sequence MNKLPVTVLSGFLGAGKTTLLNHVLNNREGRRVAVIVNDMSEVNIDARLIREGGAQLSRSEERLVEMSNGCICCTLREDLLVEIRELAAEGRFDYLLIESTGISEPLPVAETFTFRDDAGLSLSDVAQLDTMVTVVDAYNFVRDYSSHDRLHDRGKTIGDEDGRTVVDLITEQIEFADVILLNKADLVQPEELTQLKGVLRSLNSRAEIVTSAFGQVPLETVMGTGRFDFEAASQAPGWLKEMRGEQIPESDEYGITSFAYRARKPFHPVRFWNWIQAEWPGVVRSKGYFWLASRNDLVGTWSQAGAISRHGLAGRWWAAVPQSHWPQDAESCAMIAQRWSASFGDRQQELVLIGTGIDEAALRAGFDTCLLTNAEMGSGPAVWENYEDPFPAWSMQNPTESSQVDGE from the coding sequence ATGAACAAGCTTCCTGTCACTGTCCTTTCGGGATTTCTCGGCGCCGGCAAGACGACGCTACTTAATCACGTGCTCAATAACCGGGAGGGCAGACGCGTTGCCGTCATCGTCAACGACATGTCCGAGGTGAACATCGATGCGCGCCTGATACGCGAGGGTGGTGCGCAGCTGTCGCGCTCCGAGGAGCGGCTGGTCGAAATGAGCAACGGCTGCATCTGCTGCACCTTGCGGGAAGATCTGCTGGTCGAGATCCGGGAACTGGCCGCTGAAGGGCGGTTCGATTATCTGCTGATTGAGTCGACGGGCATCTCGGAACCGCTCCCGGTTGCCGAGACGTTCACGTTCCGCGACGACGCGGGCCTTAGCCTGTCCGACGTGGCGCAACTGGACACCATGGTAACCGTTGTAGACGCGTACAACTTTGTGCGTGACTACAGTTCACACGACCGCTTGCATGATCGGGGCAAAACGATCGGAGACGAAGACGGGCGCACCGTTGTGGACCTCATCACCGAGCAGATTGAATTCGCCGACGTGATCCTCCTCAACAAGGCCGATCTCGTCCAGCCGGAAGAATTGACGCAACTGAAGGGCGTACTGCGCAGCCTCAACAGCCGTGCGGAAATCGTGACCTCGGCTTTTGGACAGGTGCCGCTTGAAACGGTGATGGGCACCGGACGTTTCGACTTCGAAGCGGCCTCGCAGGCTCCCGGATGGCTTAAGGAAATGCGTGGCGAACAGATTCCTGAAAGCGATGAATACGGCATCACGAGCTTCGCGTATCGGGCGCGCAAACCTTTTCATCCCGTGCGGTTCTGGAACTGGATACAGGCGGAGTGGCCGGGCGTAGTGCGTTCTAAAGGCTATTTCTGGCTTGCTTCGCGCAACGACCTTGTGGGCACCTGGTCGCAAGCCGGGGCGATTTCCCGGCACGGTCTGGCTGGCAGATGGTGGGCCGCCGTACCTCAAAGCCACTGGCCGCAGGACGCCGAAAGCTGCGCAATGATCGCGCAGCGCTGGTCAGCATCATTCGGTGATCGCCAGCAGGAACTGGTGCTCATCGGCACGGGGATCGACGAAGCTGCCCTGCGTGCGGGGTTCGATACGTGTCTTCTGACGAACGCCGAGATGGGCTCCGGCCCGGCGGTCTGGGAAAACTACGAGGATCCGTTTCCCGCGTGGTCCATGCAAAATCCGACTGAAAGCAGCCAGGTGGACGGCGAATGA
- a CDS encoding transcriptional repressor codes for MPNPQSPTGDETPAARTRRFTPLRRRVLGLLAARGGSATAYQLLEDLNRQSTHAAPPTIYRALQFLIREGLVRHVSTTSTFRLTEENQGQHEIFAVCMHCHSVRPLHNTELQQALLDTALTAHFEVQGQQTEIKGICEDCTQRAATTSSARKK; via the coding sequence ATGCCCAATCCGCAATCACCGACAGGCGACGAGACGCCTGCAGCGAGAACCCGACGGTTCACGCCACTGCGTCGACGGGTACTCGGCCTGCTCGCCGCGCGTGGCGGATCGGCCACGGCTTATCAGTTGCTCGAGGACCTCAACAGACAGTCCACTCATGCCGCGCCACCCACCATCTACCGCGCCTTGCAGTTCCTGATTCGTGAAGGCCTGGTCCGGCACGTCTCGACAACGAGCACGTTCCGCCTGACCGAGGAGAATCAAGGCCAACACGAAATCTTCGCGGTCTGTATGCACTGCCATTCCGTTCGCCCGTTGCACAATACCGAGCTGCAACAGGCGCTGCTCGACACGGCACTGACCGCTCACTTCGAGGTGCAGGGACAGCAAACCGAGATCAAGGGCATCTGTGAGGACTGCACCCAGCGCGCAGCGACGACCTCTTCTGCCAGAAAAAAGTAA
- a CDS encoding recombinase family protein, translating to MNTKITPQHQSKPAYIYIRQSTLAQVRHHQESTERQYALRDKALALGWPETAIRVLDRDLGQSGAQMTGREDFKTLVADVSMGNVGAVFALEVSRLARSNLDWHRLLELCALTHTLVIDADGCYDAGDFNDGLILGLKGTMAQAELHFLRGRLQGGKLNKAKKGELRFPLPVGLCYGDDGHIVLDPDDEVRGAVQLAFRLFQETGSAYAVVKRFAEEGLRFPKRAYGGAWAGRLIWGRLSHGRVLGLIRNPSYAGIYVFGRYQYRQRITPQGEVHKHVQPVPKTEWRVHLPDHHDGYITPEEFERNQEHLAQNRTNGEGTVLSGAAREGLALLQGLLICGGCGRALTVRYQGNGGLYPLYLCSARRREGLATTDCMSMRSELLDNAIGEAIFTALQPAELELAVTALSELEQRDHAIMRQWHMRIERAEYEVALAERRYQECDPANRLVAGTLERRWNDAMLHLEAIRTEAAQFQSQKALVATSEQKAQVLALARNLPRLWRAPTTSAKDRKRMLRLLIRDITVERRSATRQAVLHIRWQGSACTDITVDLPKPAADAMRYPAAFVEQVRELSQHLPDRQIVAHLNQDGLCSSTGKSFTLEMVKWIRYRYRIEVTCFKRPDELTVQQLAHRLHVSPHVVYYWIERQVVQARKLDGRGPWWITLDAAKERQLDDWVRTSGHLQRQHSNTQL from the coding sequence ATGAACACCAAGATCACCCCCCAACATCAGAGCAAACCGGCGTACATCTATATCCGCCAAAGTACGCTGGCCCAGGTACGGCACCATCAGGAGAGCACCGAGCGTCAATACGCGTTGCGCGACAAAGCGCTGGCACTGGGTTGGCCGGAGACGGCGATCCGGGTCCTGGACCGCGATCTCGGCCAGTCGGGGGCGCAGATGACGGGCCGCGAAGACTTCAAGACCCTTGTAGCGGACGTCTCGATGGGGAACGTGGGTGCTGTATTCGCACTGGAGGTTTCTCGCCTGGCACGCTCGAATCTGGACTGGCATCGCCTGCTCGAGCTGTGCGCGCTCACCCATACGCTCGTGATCGACGCCGATGGCTGCTACGACGCGGGCGACTTCAACGACGGCCTGATACTTGGTCTCAAAGGTACGATGGCACAGGCCGAACTGCACTTCTTGCGCGGCCGCCTCCAGGGCGGCAAACTCAACAAGGCGAAGAAGGGTGAGTTGCGCTTTCCACTGCCCGTCGGCTTGTGCTACGGCGATGACGGCCACATCGTCCTGGATCCCGATGACGAGGTACGCGGTGCCGTGCAGCTCGCATTCCGTCTGTTTCAGGAGACCGGCAGCGCGTACGCGGTTGTCAAGCGCTTTGCCGAAGAGGGCCTGCGCTTTCCCAAGCGTGCCTATGGAGGTGCCTGGGCAGGTCGACTCATCTGGGGGCGCCTGAGTCACGGACGCGTTCTCGGCTTGATACGGAATCCTTCCTATGCCGGCATCTATGTTTTTGGACGATACCAGTATCGTCAGCGCATCACACCACAGGGAGAGGTCCATAAGCACGTACAGCCGGTTCCGAAGACAGAGTGGCGCGTTCATCTGCCAGACCATCATGATGGATATATCACCCCGGAGGAATTTGAGCGCAACCAGGAACACCTGGCGCAAAACAGGACCAACGGCGAAGGTACCGTGCTCAGTGGTGCGGCGCGTGAAGGATTGGCGCTGCTTCAGGGGCTGCTGATATGCGGCGGCTGTGGTCGGGCGTTGACCGTTCGCTACCAGGGTAACGGCGGCCTTTACCCATTGTACTTATGCAGTGCCCGTCGCCGCGAGGGGCTGGCGACCACAGATTGCATGAGCATGCGCAGCGAACTACTTGACAACGCAATTGGCGAGGCTATATTCACCGCCCTGCAACCAGCCGAACTCGAGCTCGCCGTGACCGCCCTGAGCGAACTCGAGCAACGCGATCATGCCATCATGCGCCAGTGGCACATGCGCATCGAACGCGCCGAGTATGAGGTCGCACTCGCTGAACGTCGCTACCAGGAATGCGACCCGGCCAACCGTCTGGTCGCAGGTACCCTCGAGCGGCGCTGGAATGACGCGATGCTTCACCTTGAGGCGATCAGGACGGAAGCCGCCCAGTTCCAGAGCCAGAAGGCACTCGTCGCGACGTCCGAACAGAAAGCCCAGGTCCTCGCACTGGCGCGCAATCTGCCGCGCCTCTGGCGGGCGCCGACCACATCAGCGAAGGATCGCAAGCGCATGTTGCGACTGCTCATCCGGGACATCACGGTCGAGAGACGGTCCGCCACGAGACAAGCGGTGCTGCATATCCGCTGGCAGGGCAGCGCGTGTACTGATATCACCGTGGACTTGCCCAAGCCGGCTGCCGACGCGATGCGTTACCCCGCCGCGTTCGTCGAACAGGTACGCGAACTATCGCAGCATCTGCCTGACCGGCAAATCGTGGCGCACCTCAATCAGGACGGCTTGTGCAGTTCCACCGGCAAATCGTTCACGCTTGAGATGGTCAAATGGATCCGCTACCGGTATCGAATTGAAGTAACCTGCTTCAAGCGGCCGGACGAGCTCACGGTACAGCAGCTCGCTCATCGGCTGCATGTCAGTCCACACGTCGTCTATTACTGGATCGAGCGCCAGGTAGTCCAGGCCCGCAAGCTCGATGGGCGGGGCCCGTGGTGGATCACGCTGGATGCCGCCAAGGAACGGCAACTAGACGATTGGGTGCGTACTTCAGGGCATCTACAGCGGCAACATTCCAACACTCAACTGTGA
- a CDS encoding Y4bD/Y4pK family protein, which produces MLNEHLGWAEIRHPFHPLRGQRFPVLKARRVAGIETLILRDTDRGSFSIAREWTDWGTPSVHDDTISPVCYFDLHMLLELIALIDQLAASSPKKSSTKGA; this is translated from the coding sequence GTGCTCAACGAGCATTTGGGATGGGCTGAGATCCGTCATCCGTTTCATCCCCTCAGGGGCCAACGCTTTCCCGTGCTGAAGGCCCGCCGCGTCGCAGGCATCGAGACACTGATTCTGCGCGATACAGATCGCGGCAGCTTTAGCATTGCGCGCGAATGGACCGACTGGGGTACACCGTCCGTCCACGACGACACCATCAGCCCCGTGTGTTATTTCGATCTGCACATGTTGCTGGAGCTGATCGCGTTGATCGACCAGCTTGCCGCTTCGTCGCCCAAGAAGTCATCAACCAAAGGAGCTTGA
- a CDS encoding iron chelate uptake ABC transporter family permease subunit yields the protein MFSSFMINTWVVATIVAAVAGCVGFFVVVRGASFAAHTLPLGTFPGAAAASLIGVNPLFGLIAFSVIGVIGISQLSRRGRPEVATALCLVTLLGLGALFLSMTSEYSQEVYALLFGEVLGVSNSDLAPIAIMSVVSVALIALVFRPLLLTAVSPELGGARGVSSKRIELWFLAILALSTSVALPVVGALLVFSLMVGPASAARSLSDRPVVAMFLSVGISLVTVWAAIVLSYESNWPVGFFVGAFGAISYALGRLVAGAGGPRGLPKVAEARH from the coding sequence ATGTTCTCCAGTTTCATGATCAACACGTGGGTCGTCGCGACCATCGTTGCGGCCGTTGCCGGTTGTGTCGGCTTCTTTGTCGTCGTTCGGGGGGCTTCGTTCGCCGCACACACGTTGCCGCTTGGAACCTTTCCTGGCGCTGCAGCCGCAAGCCTTATCGGTGTCAACCCGCTGTTCGGTCTGATCGCCTTCTCCGTCATCGGCGTTATCGGGATCAGCCAGCTCAGCCGCAGGGGGCGGCCCGAAGTTGCCACGGCACTTTGTCTCGTCACGCTGCTCGGGTTGGGGGCACTGTTCCTGAGCATGACAAGCGAGTACTCACAGGAGGTTTATGCGCTGCTCTTTGGAGAAGTGCTGGGCGTCAGCAACAGTGATCTTGCCCCGATCGCGATCATGAGCGTTGTGTCGGTCGCGCTTATCGCACTTGTGTTTCGTCCGCTTCTGCTGACCGCCGTGTCACCTGAACTCGGGGGGGCCAGGGGCGTATCGAGCAAACGGATTGAGTTGTGGTTTCTGGCGATACTTGCGCTTTCAACATCGGTGGCGTTGCCCGTGGTGGGGGCGTTGCTGGTGTTCAGTCTGATGGTGGGTCCCGCGTCTGCCGCGCGCTCCCTGAGCGACCGCCCGGTTGTTGCCATGTTCCTGTCGGTGGGCATTTCGCTGGTCACGGTATGGGCCGCGATTGTTCTCTCGTACGAGTCGAACTGGCCCGTGGGATTTTTCGTCGGCGCGTTCGGTGCGATTTCCTATGCGCTGGGGCGACTCGTCGCCGGGGCAGGCGGCCCGCGTGGTCTGCCAAAAGTTGCTGAAGCCAGGCATTAG
- a CDS encoding IS110 family transposase → MRTDQTFTTGSNEELVLAVSLELAASKWKVALHDGRREKPAVHTVAQPLAADRLQAVLDVIEQQKLKWSLPAGVRIVVSYEAGQDAFWICRALQARGIECYVVDPASIPVERHRRRAKTDRLDAIKLVINLRAWLRGERDRMHVVHVPSAQDEASRQLMRDRGQLHKEVNQHFDRMRKLLATLGCWDEVHHRAFAGRLARDEVRCHDGTPLPPELRERLLRECERLALAQQQLATLEKTRQTSVPAPARQRSDALARLKGIGEVGASRLALELFWREFSNPRQVGACVGLVPQPWDSGESQTDQGISRQGNRRVRALLVEMAWCWLRHQPGSALTQWFNQRTQGTGPNRRARRIAIVAVARRLAIALWRYLRDGVIPAGAQFKSA, encoded by the coding sequence ATGCGCACCGATCAGACGTTCACGACGGGTAGTAATGAGGAACTCGTGCTCGCGGTCTCGCTCGAGCTGGCCGCCAGCAAGTGGAAGGTCGCGCTGCACGATGGCCGGCGCGAGAAGCCCGCCGTCCACACGGTCGCGCAGCCGCTGGCCGCCGACCGCCTGCAGGCCGTCCTTGACGTCATTGAACAACAGAAGCTGAAGTGGTCGCTGCCGGCCGGCGTGCGCATCGTCGTGAGCTACGAGGCCGGCCAGGACGCGTTCTGGATCTGTCGCGCGCTGCAGGCGCGTGGCATTGAATGTTACGTCGTCGATCCGGCCAGCATTCCGGTCGAGCGCCACAGGCGACGCGCGAAGACCGACCGGCTCGATGCCATCAAGCTGGTGATCAACCTGCGTGCGTGGCTGCGCGGCGAGCGCGACCGCATGCATGTGGTGCACGTGCCCTCCGCCCAGGATGAAGCGTCGCGCCAGCTGATGCGCGATCGCGGGCAACTGCACAAGGAAGTGAACCAGCACTTCGACCGGATGCGCAAACTGCTGGCCACGCTCGGCTGCTGGGATGAGGTCCACCACAGGGCCTTCGCCGGCCGGCTCGCCCGTGACGAGGTGCGCTGTCATGACGGCACGCCGCTGCCGCCCGAGCTGCGTGAGCGCCTGCTGCGCGAGTGCGAACGGCTGGCGTTGGCGCAGCAGCAACTCGCCACGCTGGAGAAGACGCGACAGACAAGCGTGCCGGCGCCCGCGCGCCAGCGCAGCGATGCCCTGGCGCGCCTGAAGGGCATTGGCGAAGTGGGCGCGTCGCGCCTCGCGCTCGAACTGTTCTGGCGGGAGTTCAGCAACCCACGCCAGGTGGGCGCGTGCGTCGGGCTGGTGCCGCAGCCCTGGGACAGCGGCGAGAGCCAGACAGACCAGGGCATCAGCCGGCAGGGCAACCGGCGCGTGCGTGCCCTGCTGGTCGAGATGGCGTGGTGCTGGCTGCGCCACCAGCCCGGCAGTGCACTGACACAGTGGTTCAACCAGCGCACGCAGGGCACGGGACCGAACCGCCGCGCGCGGCGCATCGCAATCGTGGCGGTGGCACGGCGCCTCGCAATTGCCCTGTGGCGCTACCTGAGGGACGGTGTCATCCCTGCGGGCGCACAGTTCAAGTCCGCCTGA
- a CDS encoding zinc ABC transporter substrate-binding protein, producing MPRPVWRGAWLALFATFALTALPCGNAVAASSASGVINAIGIENEYADVISQIGGKYVHVTAIETDPNTDPHTFEANPKVASQIASADLIVKNGVGYDAWADKIIAAAPNGKRKVIDVQHLLGLPDSTRNPHLWYDPKTMPAVAKAIAANLSALQPAQAEYFQNNAKKFDASLKPWLKEIESFKARYGKTSVAVTEPVGDYMLQAAGTDIATPFSLEAAIMNGTDPSPQDVSTQNKLFTDHKVKVFVYNQQVTDALTQSFLKLARENGIPVVGVYETMPTPGFNYQSWMLAEVTALRKAVAGKTSTETLHAGN from the coding sequence TTGCCCCGGCCAGTCTGGCGTGGCGCCTGGCTTGCCCTTTTCGCGACGTTCGCACTGACGGCCTTGCCCTGTGGGAACGCCGTTGCGGCATCGTCGGCATCGGGCGTTATCAACGCGATCGGTATCGAGAACGAATATGCCGATGTGATCTCGCAGATTGGCGGCAAGTATGTTCACGTCACGGCAATCGAAACCGATCCGAATACCGACCCGCACACGTTCGAGGCCAACCCGAAGGTCGCGTCGCAGATCGCCTCTGCCGATCTGATCGTCAAGAATGGCGTCGGTTATGACGCCTGGGCAGACAAGATCATTGCTGCCGCGCCGAACGGCAAACGCAAGGTCATCGACGTGCAACATCTGCTGGGGTTACCGGATAGCACACGAAACCCGCACCTCTGGTACGACCCGAAGACCATGCCGGCGGTGGCGAAAGCGATCGCCGCCAACCTGTCCGCGCTGCAACCTGCGCAGGCCGAATATTTCCAGAACAACGCGAAGAAGTTTGACGCGTCGCTCAAGCCCTGGTTGAAGGAGATCGAGTCGTTCAAGGCACGTTACGGCAAGACGTCCGTCGCGGTCACCGAGCCGGTGGGAGACTACATGCTTCAGGCAGCCGGGACGGACATCGCCACACCCTTTAGCCTCGAGGCCGCAATCATGAACGGCACGGACCCGTCGCCGCAGGACGTGAGCACGCAGAACAAACTGTTCACGGACCACAAGGTCAAGGTATTCGTCTACAACCAGCAGGTCACGGACGCGCTTACGCAGTCGTTCCTCAAGCTCGCCAGGGAGAATGGCATCCCGGTCGTAGGCGTCTACGAGACGATGCCGACCCCAGGCTTCAACTACCAGTCGTGGATGCTGGCCGAGGTCACCGCCTTGCGCAAGGCAGTGGCCGGCAAGACCTCGACCGAAACGCTGCACGCGGGGAATTGA
- a CDS encoding metal ABC transporter permease, with translation MIFASGFFTNEPVRTAMMVGGGAALVSGVVGVFTVMRGQSFAGHALADVSSAGGAASFLLGINPLLGFLIMALLAAGGMEMVHVRRARERDLVTGVVLGAGLGLAALLLYMDVTSGSTTGAAITIMFGSMFAIPASIVPLALVVSVGALVTMGMIYRPLLLSSLDPDLAAVRGVQTRLIGLLHLLVLALAVSLSAITVGAILSTALLIGPAAIALRLAKRPAWAVLIAALMGVGATWGGILLAYDSYYWTPGHGWPVSFFVVTLIFMMYVATGRTGRGRETGSGARALIRDQRPDEV, from the coding sequence ATGATCTTCGCGTCTGGGTTTTTCACGAACGAGCCGGTCCGCACCGCCATGATGGTCGGTGGTGGGGCCGCGCTCGTATCTGGCGTAGTCGGCGTGTTCACGGTCATGCGAGGCCAGTCATTTGCGGGCCACGCGCTCGCCGATGTCAGTAGCGCGGGTGGCGCAGCCTCATTTCTCCTGGGGATCAATCCGCTGCTCGGCTTTCTGATCATGGCTCTTCTCGCCGCGGGCGGAATGGAAATGGTCCACGTGCGACGCGCCCGCGAGCGTGACCTTGTAACGGGGGTGGTGCTGGGCGCAGGACTCGGCCTGGCCGCCCTGCTGCTGTACATGGACGTCACGTCGGGCAGTACGACAGGGGCGGCCATCACAATCATGTTTGGCTCGATGTTCGCCATTCCTGCGTCCATCGTTCCTCTTGCTCTTGTGGTCAGCGTCGGTGCACTCGTCACGATGGGGATGATTTATCGACCGCTACTCCTCAGTTCACTCGACCCCGACCTCGCTGCGGTGCGAGGGGTGCAGACACGTCTGATCGGACTGCTGCACCTGCTGGTTCTGGCACTGGCCGTTTCGCTTTCGGCGATTACCGTTGGTGCAATCCTGTCCACGGCGCTGCTGATCGGGCCGGCTGCGATTGCGCTGCGTCTGGCGAAGCGGCCTGCATGGGCGGTGCTCATTGCGGCGCTGATGGGCGTGGGCGCCACATGGGGCGGCATACTTCTCGCGTATGACAGTTATTACTGGACACCGGGCCATGGCTGGCCGGTGAGCTTTTTTGTGGTCACACTGATTTTCATGATGTATGTCGCGACGGGTCGCACCGGACGTGGCCGGGAGACCGGTTCGGGCGCTCGCGCATTGATCCGGGACCAACGGCCGGATGAGGTCTGA